In Zingiber officinale cultivar Zhangliang chromosome 6A, Zo_v1.1, whole genome shotgun sequence, a single genomic region encodes these proteins:
- the LOC121998247 gene encoding homeobox-leucine zipper protein ROC5-like, giving the protein MSFGGLFGGGGSGSAGRIGMSTDFSHRTSAVISQPLLDSSSVYKPLFPSSGLSLALLANMEGQSGDRANRTRTSGKAGGGDLESSLRRNKEDENESRSGGSDNLGGVSGDDLDLEQENPRKKKRYHRHTPQQIQELEGFFKECPHPDEKQRLDLSKRLSLETRQVKFWFQNRRTQMKTQMERHENTILRQENDKLRSENLSIKEAMRNPICNNCGSLSLLGEVSLEEQHLRVENARLKDELDRVCSLISKFIGKPLSSSTTQIALPMPSSALELAVGSKSFASLSSMVSATLSSVIDFTAGASSPLGSVITPVRNVVVGGVDRSQERLVFLELALTAMDELVKMAQMEEPLWISSLDGGRETLNYEEYHQNFPRCVGAKPIGFVSEATRSSCVVIINTLALVETLMDANRWADMFPSVIAKTTTADVISAGMGGSRNGALQLMHAELQVLSPLVPVRKVQFLRFCKQLADGAWAVVDVSFDGARDNCPGDSMGCCRRLPSGCVVQEMPNGYSKVTWVEHAEYDEAAVHPLYRPVLSSGIALGAPRWIAALQRQCQSLGVLMSSPSTDGANTITQSGRRSMVKLAQRMTDNFCAGVCSSSAHEWNKLRGGVHIGQDVRVMTRQSVADPGEPPGVVLSAATSVWLPATPQQLFDFLRNEQLRSQWDILSNGGPMQEMSHIAKGPDSGNAVSLLRASAVSADQSSMLILQETCTDASGSLVVYAPVDVPAMQLVMNGGDSSYVALLPSGFAILPDGNVGKAGGGSLLTVAFQILVNSLQPTAKLTVESVETVNNLISCTVQKIKAALNCDA; this is encoded by the exons ATGAGTTTTGGAGGTTTGTTCGGCGGCGGTGGCAGCGGCAGCGCCGGCCGAATAGGGATGAGTACTGATTTCTCTCATCGCACATCCGCCGTCATTTCCCAGCCACTCCTCGACTCTTCTTCCGTCTACAAGCCACTGTTCCCTTCCTCTGGCCTCTCGCTCGCCCTG CTTGCGAACATGGAAGGCCAAAGCGGCGACAGGGCGAACCGGACTCGTACATCTGGAAAAGCTGGTGGAGGCGACCTGGAGTCGTCACTGCGTCGGAACAAGGAAGACGAGAATGAGAGCAGGTCCGGAGGAAGCGATAATTTGGGAGGCGTCTCCGGAGATGACCTGGATTTGGAGCAGGAGAATCCTCGCAAGAAGAAGCGATACCATCGCCACACCCCTCAGCAAATCCAAGAACTCGAAGG GTTCTTCAAAGAATGCCCTCATCCTGATGAGAAACAAAGGTTGGACCTAAGCAAGAGGCTGTCTTTGGAGACTCGCCAGGTCAAGTTTTGGTTCCAGAATCGTCGAACGCAGATGAAA actCAGATGGAGCGGCACGAGAACACGATTCTTCGGCAGGAGAACGACAAGCTCCGCTCTGAGAATTTATCGATCAAGGAGGCGATGAGGAATCCCATCTGCAACAACTGCGGCAGCCTGTCCTTGCTCGGCGAAGTGTCTCTCGAAGAGCAGCACTTGAGGGTAGAGAACGCCCGGCTGAAGGATGAGCTCGATCGCGTTTGCTCCCTCATCAGTAAGTTCATCGGCAaacctctttcctcttccaccacGCAGATCGCTCTCCCTATGCCGAGCTCCGCCCTGGAGCTCGCCGTCGGGTCCAAATCTTTCGCCAGTTTGAGCTCCATGGTCTCCGCGACCTTGTCGTCCGTCATCGATTTCACCGCAGGAGCGTCGAGCCCTCTCGGCTCCGTCATAACTCCCGTGAGGAACGTGGTTGTGGGAGGAGTGGATCGATCGCAGGAGAGGCTTGTGTTCTTGGAGCTCGCACTGACGGCGATGGATGAGCTGGTAAAGATGGCCCAGATGGAGGAGCCTCTTTGGATTTCGAGCTTGGATGGAGGCAGGGAGACGTTGAACTACGAGGAGTACCACCAAAATTTCCCTCGCTGCGTCGGCGCGAAGCCCATTGGGTTCGTGTCCGAGGCGACTAGGTCTAGCTGCGTCGTCATCATCAATACCTTGGCACTGGTCGAGACACTCATGGACGCA AATCGGTGGGCAGATATGTTCCCTTCGGTGATCGCAAAGACCACCACCGCGGATGTGATCTCAGCCGGAATGGGTGGCAGCAGAAATGGCGCATTGCAACTC atGCATGCGGAGCTTCAGGTTCTGTCACCGCTTGTGCCTGTCCGAAAAGTCCAGTTCCTTAGGTTCTGTAAGCAGCTCGCGGACGGAGCTTGGGCTGTGGTGGATGTCTCCTTTGATGGGGCTAGAGACAACTGCCCCGGCGACAGTATGGGTTGCTGCCGCAGGCTGCCTTCTGGCTGCGTGGTGCAAGAGATGCCCAACGGTTATTCTAAG GTCACGTGGGTGGAGCATGCAGAATACGACGAGGCGGCGGTGCACCCGCTCTACCGTCCGGTGCTAAGCTCCGGCATTGCGCTGGGGGCTCCCCGTTGGATCGCTGCCCTGCAACGCCAGTGTCAGTCCTTAGGCGTCCTCATGTCCTCCCCATCAACGGACGGCGCCAACA CGATAACCCAGAGCGGACGGCGGAGCATGGTGAAACTGGCGCAGCGCATGACGGACAACTTCTGCGCCGGGGTGTGCTCGTCGTCGGCGCACGAGTGGAACAAGCTGCGCGGGGGCGTCCACATCGGCCAGGACGTCCGAGTGATGACGCGGCAGAGCGTGGCGGACCCAGGCGAGCCTCCGGGCGTGGTGCTGAGCGCCGCCACCTCGGTGTGGCTCCCCGCTACGCCACAGCAGCTCTTCGACTTCCTCCGCAACGAGCAGCTTCGGAGCCAGTGGGACATCCTCTCCAATGGCGGCCCGATGCAGGAGATGTCTCACATTGCTAAGGGGCCGGACTCCGGCAATGCCGTCTCCCTCCTCCGCGCCAGC GCGGTGAGCGCGGACCAAAGCAGCATGCTGATATTGCAGGAGACGTGCACGGACGCGTCGGGGTCGCTGGTGGTGTACGCCCCGGTGGACGTGCCGGCGATGCAACTAGTGATGAACGGCGGCGACTCCTCCTACGTCGCCCTTTTGCCGTCGGGCTTCGCCATCCTGCCCGACGGCAACGTGGGTAAGGCGGGGGGAGGGTCGCTGCTGACGGTGGCGTTCCAGATCCTGGTGAACAGCCTGCAACCGACGGCGAAGTTGACGGTGGAGTCGGTGGAGACTGTCAACAACCTAATCTCCTGTACGGTGCAAAAGATCAAGGCGGCCCTCAACTGCGATGCTTGA